Genomic segment of Panicum virgatum strain AP13 chromosome 2K, P.virgatum_v5, whole genome shotgun sequence:
CCTCGGCATGAACCTTTCGCTCCACCGAGCCTACTCACATCAATCCTTCACCACAGTCCTTCAACGTGAATCTTTTGCCTGACCTTCACCTCTCGCCGTCAACCGTCATGCCGCATCCTACACTTGCACATCACGAGCCAAGAGATACATCAAATCCACACAATGTTGTCAATCGCTCATCATCTAAGGGTGACCACCATTGGTCCTCACAACTCCACTACCCCACCCCCAGATGTTTATAGAAGTTCGCTTGCCACTTCAAACCAAATATATAttttgctccaaaacatgaccataattacattttcataGGGCAAAAAtatggagagaaaaaaaaaccctgtGACTATGAGAAACCGTCAACCGTCGTCTCCGAGCACGCAGGGACCGCAGCAGGGCTGAAAAGCACAAAGCACCCAAAACCAACACTGCAAACCAAAGCTCGAGTGTTTAGTTTGTGAGTAGTTGCTTTTGTTGTAAATTTTGGCCCAAACATGATAGGTAATCTAGCTTAAGGCGGGCCAGTGTACGAAGTCGTGACGCGCTTGTGTACTTCACATTTTctatcttaatacaaagatgcgcagctctcctgcgtattcaagaaaaaaaattaccgtAAACCCCGTACACGTGAGCGCGAACAAGAGAACAAGCGATGGCACGCCCACTTCTGCCGTGCCGTGATCCACGCTTCCCTGCCTTTGGCATCACACACGCACAACCACATGAAGATGAAGAAGGAGCCATAGCCCCCCGCGAGGCAAAGCCCGCATTAACGCCAGAAAGGGATGAAAAGGTAGCCTGGCTTTGGCCCGGAAAATCTGTTCCGTTCCGGCACCCGGACAAAACCCGTTTCGGCCTTTTTTTTTCGGCTTTATTGTCACGAAAGAAGAAGAAACGCTTGCTAGGCCGGAACAAAAGCTTGTAGCTAGCGTCGAAACGGAACCCGGAGCAGGCACAGGGTTACGTTCGTCTTGTTGCCATTCTCGCCGcgccctcctctctccttcctccgtcATCCGTACAGGAGAAATGGAGGATGGCCGTGACGTCACTGGTTTGATCAACGTCACCAGGGGACCTAGATGCATGTTGCGTCCACGTAAACGTATACAGCTACAAACACCttcaagttaaaagaaaaaaatagagaaatattTATGCTTCAAGTATACAACCCTCGTCTTTTGTGggacaaaaaaaattaaggtGCAAATAGGTGATCCTAGGTGCACATCCAAGATCATCAATTTGCACCTCTAATAAAAAGTATCCGACTGCGAGAGGCCATTCACAGACTGTATCACCATGCTAGCCATGGTAAGTAATAACCGTCCTGTGTTTCTAAAAATATTGGTTTCATTTGCACAGGGAAGGTGTTGATTTCGGCCGTATTTTCAGTCGCTCGTCCAGTCGGGGGTGCTATTTTTAGCGGCCTATTGACAGATTCCGGTGTTGTTACACAAGCGCCAAAACCGAAGGGCTCCGTCCGCCAACAGCGATTGCCATCTCATGCATGCCACCACCCCCTCCAATAATACACCATTTTCTGCTACATGTGGGGCCAGCTGGGACCTTGGCAGTTGGACCAGAATGCCCCTACTGCACAAGGATACTGATTACTATACAACTCCTGATGGCGTACGTTCAGCTCTTCTATTTCGTTCGATCGCGGTCTAGCTGCCAAAATAATTTTGAAGTGAAATACAGAATGTTTTTATTTTAGGTTGCAGGGTGACAACACCACTTGGTAGCACAACTACACCGAAAAAAATAGACCAATACTATGTGTAATTTTGATCTAACTACTCACTTTCTTTTATAGCTTTTATTAATGCCtaaaaaatattaaagtatTATTTACTTTCTTTGAGGGGGACTCGATATTTAAATTAGCTTGTAAGCCATGAAATGTAGATAATGAAACACATCGAGTGGTTCAACTTGAAGCTCTCGTTTTTTGATCCATCACACTGTGGGCCGCTCGTTGCTTCTTTAACACTCTGATGAAGGCCCCAACAATCTCGTACTGGTTTGTAACTTTGTGCACTAATTCACAGATCCGAAAAATGGCATGAACATTACACTTTCGATGATACGATAGATACAGTCGAAAAGGAAGTGTACCAAGTTGTGTGCATCTTTTTAATTATGGTGCTGGTGTGTATAATCTATTGCTAGTCGTCTACGTTAAACATCCTGCAAACCCCCATTATTAGTTTCGACAAAGCCCTGATCGCAGGGGATTTTTGGGCTAATCTTTAGGCACAAAATAAGCGTCTAAAGCCAAAGAGATGAATTATTGCCTCTGCTTTCAAGTCACCATCAAAATATAATGTGCGGATCTGCATAAATATTTCTATTAATTATTCCTAGCGTGTTGATTTTATCGTGTAGAAATGACATCGTTCTAGAACAACCATTGCATCATTTAACTCAGCTAATCTTGCAACCCACTGCTAATAATACAAATCAAGCCTAACGTGGCCCATGGCATGCCAAAGTCACATGATCGCAAAATGCCTTGCTCTTGCTGACCTACAACATGGAAGCAACAATGCGATCGACCAGACATTCTAACGGAGAAAATTGTTTGGGATGCACTTAGATGAGCACTCTAAAACCACTATTTAACTTTAACACATTGGATAAAAGAAATATTATTGTGCCAATATTTATTTGTATGAATATTGTGTAATGACATTAATAAAATGTATTAACTAGTCCACGTCAAACAAAATTGTAGATACCTATTTGTATGTACCCGATGATTTGTTATACGATTCCAAGTATCCGTTCCGAAGCCGACAAAACTACCGATCCTTACAATGAAGACGATAGCGTGACTAAGTCACAAAGacaaaatatagcaaatgaacaaGCCAATCCAAACACCACACTCGTCAACACACAAATGGTCCGTTACTGGTCATCCAAACAAAACTGTACTTGTCTAGGATAACGCATAACACCTAGAACCTAACTTTGACCAACAATCAATTTGACGACAAACTACTTATTTATCATTACAATCTAGATGATAGCGTGACAAAATCACATGGACAAAAATAGAGCAAACAGCAACCAATCCTAGCACCATGCACGGAAACGGCTAATGGTTCGTTATTGGTCATCCGATCGGAATTCTTGGTTAGATCGGTAGACCAACACGTAATGCTCAAAACCGAAACTTCGATAATAAACTGTTCCAATGTGCAAACTCATTTTCACCCCTAATGCCACAATGAAACCACCCAACCATAACTTCTTTAGGAAATGAAGGGGAAGAAACCTCAAAACCAATTTCCTTCCCCATTTTCTCACCAGATCAGCCAGGGGCAAAGCTGTCATTGCATCCCCAAGTAACAACCCCAACAAAAATCTGGCCAAAAGGAAAACCATTTCCGTCGGCCCTTCACATTTTCCGGCCTGAGTttgtttttcccttttcttccacAGTTTCAAATCCCCCATTCTCCTCCCTTAAAACCTCCCCCTCCTCGTTCTcctcccctccgcctccgcctcctccctccaccccctccctcgccgccgccgcgcgggaccCCTCCCATGGCAAAGCTCCCGCATCTaccctcgccgctcgccgcgctcccgctcctgtgcctcctcctgcttgccgcgccgctgccctcgATATCCCGCGACTCGCCCAGGGAAACCGtctccggcgccgcccgcgccggcagTACGATACACCAGCTCCTCAAGGATCACGGCCTCCCCGGCGGCCTGCTCCCGCGGGGCGTGCAGTCGTACACCCTGGACGAGTCCACCGGCCTGCTGCAGGCGCGGCTGTCAGCGCCGTGCTACGCCAAGTACGACAACGGCGACCTCGCCTACTTCGACACCATGGTGCGCGGCAACCTCAGCAAGGGCGCGCTCCGCGGCGTGGAGGGCCTCGCGCAGGAGGAGCTCTTCGTGTGGCTCCCCGTCAAGGGCATCCTCGTCGCGGGCGAGCAGCCCGGGGTCATCGTCTTCGACATCGGGTACGCGCACAAGAGCCTCTCGAGGTCGCTCTTCGAGGACCCGCCGGACTGCAagccgtcggccgccgccgggatggccgccgccgccgccgccgccaggtggAAGGATAGGCAAGGTGAGATTCTGGCACGCCTCCACTGTTTCAGATTTGTTCGTGGGATGGCTCCCTTCTCGATTGTTAGGAACCTCTTTCTCGCTTGGCCGGTAGGTGGGTGGTTTGTTTCGTCGTTCCCGTTCCGACGTCGACTCGATGGAATTCTATCGCAAGATTCCATCCACTCCCGTGTGAAGGTTTTAGTCGAATTCGTCGAATTTGACCTCTGATTCGATCTCCAGTTCGCCGATTGGATTCCAAATCGGCTATAAATCTTAGCCAACTCGATGAGATACAGCTGAAGGCCTTTGATTCCGCCAGCTGATTAGAGTTTAAAAATGCGATCTCGTGCAAAATTATTTCGCGTTTCTCGGATCAGTGGGCGTCAGTTACAAGTTGGCGAGTGGGCGGTTCGTTTCTTTGGTGGATTCGGTGAGGAAGGGGGAGCTGGAAGGATTGAATTCTGATGGCATCTTGGAGTTGGAAGCTTGTGGAGGAGAAATTCTCGTCGTGGGGGTGGGGGAGATCGATTAATGGCTTCAGTTACATCTGAATTTGAGGCCATTAACTTCGCAGGAAACTCCGTTCATCTGGTGTTTTGCGAAATCAAAGCCATGGCTTCGGCAGTTGGATTTTGAGCCTTTCAGTAGCATTTATtaccattttttaaaaaaattaccaCTTCGAAAAAGATGAAAATTTCTTTATTCTAGGTCACACAAGTCACAAGTGTTCGAATCAACCATGTTTCATACTAGTATGGTGGATTAGAGCTAGGAAATTACATTACCCGATGTTTGTGCGATAGCCCATTGTCATCGGATTCAGTGCAAGGGCCCCTGGCCTTGTTTGGATCGGCAAAAATTGTACCACGCACGTTTCCCGAATAGAGAATATTGTAtgcatggtgtattaaatgaagtttatttgcaaaatttttttagggatgagtataacttttcgcgacgaatctaatggcggcaaataatcgatgatttgctacagtaatgctacagtaaccatcctttaaacacgcggtcaaagacctcattagattcttcagggtcactagcgcgggagtTCTgtagttggttttgtaaactggctttgtttgacaccgtaattagtggtcaaagtgtcactattcactagcaaAACTAGTgcgaaccaaacagggcccttgTCTATCCTCTTGGTCAGATCACTTGTCTATCGGATTAGTACCAACTTTGAGTTCGCTGGTGAACTTAAATTTGATAATTGCGATGATGTTTGGGTCAAGTTTCTTGTATGCTCCCACAGTCCCACAGGTGTCAAGAGTAGTGTAGTAAGCATTAGATGCTTGCACTCCTGGCCTTCTCTGCTTTTGAAGCAAAGATTTTTGCCTGATGCAGGCTTTTGTCTATCTAGCAATCTTCATTAGGACTctaatttttctctctctttaaaCCCTTCTTTTCCGAGTTTGTTACGGCCTTACGGGCAGGTCTGTTGCTTTTGGACGCGCCCCTCCTTTGCAGATTGTTATCTTTCCATGTTAGAATGTGTGTCTCGTCTCGTCACATGTCTCCTTCCATGGCTTCCttccctgctgctgccgcgtTCATTGGGAAATGGAAAGCTGGTGCAGGGAACACGAACGCTGCAAGGACACACATCTCCATTGCTGGGAAAGGGTGGAACAGTGGATGGCGTCATGAGCTTACTTTGTTTACCCTATGGCTAAACTTCACATGATTGATGTGAACTCTAAAGGCCTAAACCGTGCCTAAAACTCCAACagaaaaaaacaacaacaacagctcTTTTGGTTCATTCTGCAGTTTTGTTTTCTCTTTGCAATGTTCTTAGTTCCTTAATCACTTTTCAACTCCCAAGAgtgtaaaaaaaaaagctatgCTTGTTTTGCAGGTGTTCCTCACCTGAGGTTGAGGAGAGAAGTAGCAGGAGACCGCCAGGAGCAGAGGTGAGGAGTGAGCGTTTGCTGCCTGAGAGAGACAAGAACACCGAGAGGATGCCGAGCCAGTTTTCCCCTTTGTAAAATCCTGTggtgagtgagagagagtgctgctgctgcaacaaaAACAACAACTGCAACTACCTGCAGAGGTTGGAATGTATGTACTAAGGCAGATGTGGGTACTTTTTGCAGTTCTTTTCTCGTTTCCTTTTTTGCCCTCTCTTCTTGTCCATGCACCTGTGTGATATTAAGTTTGTCAGTCATGTGTTGCAAGCAAGGGAAAAAAAgaacaaggaaaaaaaaatagttgGCTGAGAAGCCAATTGGGGGCTGGTCTTGTGTGGTGTTTGAGATTCCTCTCCTTCCCCAAGGGAGAATGAAATTCTTTGGTGAGTTGGTAGTGTGTGTGCCAGCTCAGCAGGGAGTGAGCTGGGCACAGCCCATCCTCCATGTGAGCTTGTGTTGGCTGGTGGTTGGTTGAGTGCTCCTTGtgcttctcctcctcccctgGATGGATGAGTACATACACAATCATACAATAATATACTCCTATAATTATCCATTCAGCTAGGTTTGGTTTAGGCCGTAGGTACATaactaatatatatgtgtatatataaagCATCATGTATCGTTCCTTCCATGTCTCAGTTATGTGGTGAGCAAGTCTTGATGAAGGTATCTATCTGCCTACCTGTCAATCAAATTCATCAAGTAGCTGTATTCCTTTCAGTCGCGAGAAGGAAATTATGCAGCGTGCTCCCTTGCTCAAGCCTCCATCGGGCCAACGGGGAACCAGCTGCGACGCGTATGGCGTCGACATGATAAGAGGAGAGGGTGGAAAGGGATGtgaattttgttttgttttccttGTATATGTCCCCCCCACTCACCCCCATGTTCTTCTCCTCACTTTCAATTAATTGATATATCTGGTCGTTTCATCTATCGTGTCATGGTTCGAGCCTCAGAGGAGAGAAGTATCTCGACCGTGTTCATGTATGGACTGAGGAAATTGAAATTAGtggagagaaaaaagaaaagtgtcTCATCTGTGTCCGTTATGGACTCTTAGAAAATTaatcagagttttttttttaaaaaaagaaaattaatcAAGAAAGAAAAGCGGACCGCATCACTTCATTGACAAGGTAACCACTTGGGAGCGCGGGGATTGTGGTGACTTTTCGCTAGATCTCCTCTTTCGGTGGTTTGATTTTCCTGACCGTAGCCACGAAAAGCTGGGTCAGGATCTCTTCAGCAGAACCTTCTGCAGGAACTGCATGTTTCTCTTGGAACACTGGAATTCCAGAGATGATGAGCGTGTGTCTAAATATGGCAGCCTAGCAGAAGCCGCCGCACGCTCATCAAAGCCTGCTGTGGCGCGAACGAGGAGGTCACCGCattcgcggcgcggcgggggcacACAGACTTGCGATGGCATGGCGATGGCGTAGCGGAACCCTGGTGGTTTTGCCCTTTCGATCCGGCGCGTAAGGACAAGGCAACTAGCtccgcctccgtctccgcccgCCTAATGGCACGCGCGTAGGCGCACTAAATAATTctgcccgccgctgccggcggacCGCATCATGGCGGGCGCGGCTACCCGCTAGGGACCCCGGACCGAACCAACCAGGGGGCAGGCTCGCTCGGCCTTTGTGTTAGCCTAGGAATGCCAAAAAGGGCTCGGACGAATGATTCACGGCGCCACCGTGTCCACGGCCACGGGCTCCGTCTCACTCTCACCCTGCCCCCATCTTGCACAATGGTCGTGGTGGCAACAAGCCACCGTGGTGACGTAACGTACGTGCCTCGGACCAAAAAGGGTGGCTCAACGAAGCTAAGAGCATGTACAGCCGTGCCTCAATGATTCTTTTCTAATAACTGGTATTAGTATATGTCTTAAAAGTAGTTTTAGAATTATTGAGAAAATTGCTTTTGTAGTCTCCCAATATAATTTTGTCCCAATAactcatatttttttatttgaggaGAGTTGGGACGAAATATTGGGATAACTCAATAGTTATCAGGAAAAAAATGTATTGGCCCAATAACTAACATATTGGGAGAGCATAAACTCATTCTTTATTTGAGAAGAGTTGGGATAAAATATTAGAATAACACAATAGTTATTGGAGAAAAAAATGTTTTGAGAAACTATTGGAGCACATCGTTTTTCAAATAGTAGAATTTTATTGAGGAACGAGAAACTGTTGGAGATTTGTTTGTTCCAGTTTTGTACTTTGGACTTTGCTTTTCCTTTTTAATACAATAGGCAGCTCTCCTGCCGGCTCCatttcagaaagaaaaaaaagaaacctgCTGAAGATGCTCAGAAGCGCGagaggaagacgaaggcgaggCGCATGATGTGCCATGGCGCATCCGCACACGGCAACGCGCATGGCGCAGGGACGGTGGAGCCCCCGAGCAGGGAATCTACTCCCAGCCTCGGCGTCGAACCGCAGGGCACCACCGCACCGCACGGCACAGCGAcccaggggcggagacaggggggcGGGCTGGGGCCTAGCCCCCCATGATCCCTAAATTTACactacaaatttaaattttgattaaatttttatataaatttgtatggttGACCCCCTAACAATGAAAAAATCACCATCCTGCCTCCGCCCCCTGCAGCGACCACATCGCAGCCAAAACTGATGCCCGTACACCGGCTGGCCCAGCGCCGGGGCGCTAGCCAACCAACTCCTTCCTTCCCATGCCATGCCATCCCTCTGCTCTGCGAGCGTTGCTTGCTCCGGCACATTTCTTAAACGACCTGGACGGCACCCATCCCCAGCCGGGATATTCCGGCCGCGCCCGGCTCAGAGATGCACCAGCCAGAAGACGACAGTGGATGCTCGTTCGCAGGCCTGACAAATACTTATCGACAAGTTTCTCGCTTTCAGTCGGTACAACGCTGATAGATACATatatacaagaatgcaatacgcTGCGACAAAAAAGACGGCTCGGAACCAAGGGTAGATACAGAAAGGTTCACATCCATCTTTACAGGCGAAGTCTGGAACACAACTATCTGCCATATAGAACTCGAAGTCACACAAAGCGCTCTCTAGCTTGGGTGGCAAACAGAGCCATGTTATTTCGTGGGAGTAGGGAGGAGGTTGTCTCAGAAGTCTGGGCCTTGCTGGAAGAACTCGAGGTCTGGGTGAGTGCTCCCCCCAGGAGGCCGCCTTGGACGCCTACATCAACAAGCGAAAAGAAAACATTTAGTTAACATCACCCTGTTGATCAGATGTTGATTTCAGATCCTGATTCCGCAATAAAATGGACTGGTGGATAAGCTTGACAGCTTCTGAGGGGATCAAGGAGAATATGTACACATATAAGATGTTATTCATCTAATATACCAAAGGATGGAGGATAGCAACCCGCATTAGGGAAGCATTAGGCCTAGAAAGCATATTTCGAGAGCCGTTCAGTTAATCATCAACGGGTTTTAAAGCAGCACCGAGTTAAACAATATACGGCATTGGAACTTATAAATAGGAAAGAATCTGAATAAAATGCTAACAATGATTAGCTTACCTAACGTTTGATGGTTCAAACCCTGGTACACCAGGCGGGCCAATTGGATCATAGCGACCACCCGGTGGAACACTCCTGTTTTCAAacattaattttcattcaaaactaaacaaaaaaaagtacCACTGAATGATTTCTGAAATGCAAAATTTagtgaaacaaaaacaaaacataCCCAGGGCCACCAAATGGGGAAGGGAAGGGATTTGAAGGGAAGAAACGTGGATCATTTGGACCTGTTGTGTCAAAAATATGGAGTAAGATGAATGTCGAGACATGCACAGGCATAAAGTAAACAAACTGGAAAGTGTTCAGTGGACGTAATATTACCAACATgcatgccaccaccaccaccaataccactgcaaacaaacaaaaacaaaacaggCACATTTAGAATATGAAGACAATTGATGTCTACATGTGTTCTACATGAAGTTTCATGGTTCAAGACATACCTGTGAGGGTAGAAGCCTGCACCAGGCCCTGGGAACAGGTCATCAATACCAAGCGGAGCTATTGGAGGATATATTAGGCTGCGCATGTACAAAATAAAAACAGATTAGCCATGACCCATAAGAAAGGACATCACTGCAAACCACAAATATGATAACTGCCATAACATCAAATAAATAGTATTTACTAACACAGTTCATGAGTTTATTATGTGATTGTGTTCAAGTGCACTGAAAAAATTACTTTATGGTACGTACCAAGAACCAGTAACTAAATAATAACTCTAAAAAAATCAAGTAACTAAAATTATATTCAGAAGTTTCGTTATTAGTCACTCCACTCTTTTGGCCTCTGTGAGCTGGATAGAGCAGAAACACAAAAACACACATGCTTTTCTCTGCATACAGTTAGTGTGTCTGGGTAAATAATGTACTTTACAAGTCTTATATTATATCAAAGAACAACAAGAGCAAAAAATAGGGCCAAATTTTGATAATAGACTGGAAAAGGGTACACAGAGGATCAATCAACCAAGTCACCGTAGGAGCTGGAAGAGAAGTAATAAGAAATGCAACTATGCACATATGCAAATAAAAAGAGACAAAAAAAAGGTATAGGAGACTGGAAAAGGGTACACAGAGGATCAATCAACCAAGTCACCGTAGGAGCTGGAAGAGAAGTAATAAGAAATGCAACTATGCACATATGCAAATAAAAAGAGACAAAAAAAAGGTATAGGATCATACCTGGAAGGGTCAGCGGTTCTAGGACCTGGATTCTCGGAGCTGGAGAAACAAGCGTCTCATGTTAGGAAAATACAAGAGAACGGGAACAATTATGACACATTAAAAAGTTGTAAACTACAAGAGTGAAAAAATTATGAGAATCTACAGATTAGACCAACTACTAGCTAACCTTCATTTCCAACAGTTATAGGATATCAATCCCAGAAGACAAAAGAACAGGAAGGTAAAATTTGCTCTGATTGCAAGAGTGCTGCCATAGCATAAAAGCAACATAAAAATACCTGTGTATTGATGAACTGCTTTCAGCATTAGGATTCTTGGCAGTAGCATCAGAGTTCTTATCAGCTACTGCACGATCATCCTCCCCATCCAATTTGCCCAACACATTTGAATTCACATTCTCAATGAGGCCTGCAAAGTTCTTGTACATATCCCCATAATTCTTGGGCTGCTCTTCGGAGAAGAAATCTTTCACGCTACATATAAGGAATCACCGTCAAAACTTGAGACAATAAACTGGAAAACACATGATTAAGGAATAGTTCGGCAAAATAGGGTTCAGGAATGCCAATGCATTTCTGCTAATTTCGGGGGTAAGTTCATCACTTCATATTAGAGAGTAAGTCACAATTACTATCGCATCATATTCATAGCCCTTCAAAAGTAACTTGGGATCCTAGGTTGTACCATCTGTTACAAGAGTAGGCATGCATAGTGAATGTTCAGAATAGCTGATCTGTTTGTAGCAAATTAATACactaaataaaaaatcaaaGTTGCTGAAATAATGTTTTCCAAGCAGAGACGTATGAAACAAGAACATATGCCCAAGTAGAAAATTGTATCAGTTACTACAAGATGCCTGTCTTCATAAGCAGCACAAACCATGCTTCTGATAGGTATATCAGCATATTTACCAGAACATTACATGACTACCCATAATTATTTGTAGATGGGTGCTGCTATTTTTCATTATTTAATATTCTATGCTAATAAATCAATATCCCCTGAAACAGTGAAACTAAATAAGTTGCAAACTAAATGTAATTGCAGGACATCTAAAAAAGGTAGTTGCAGGATCGTAACATACTTGATCTGGATATTATATGGGCCCTTATCTTGTGCCTCAAGATCGAGGACATCGATGGCAAGTAATTCACCGATCACCAGACATTTCATTAGCACCCATTTCTTCTTGCCCTTCTCCTCCTTGCTATACAAAAAGGCGTAGCAGTTTTCCATACTGTTCCAACCATCCATCCCCACCTCCTCTTCGCCTGAAATTAAGTGAATTGTACAATATAGATATAAAACTTCATACTGTTGGCCAAATGGCAATCATAATCAGAGAAATTTAAGAAGGgagcaataaatcctcaagagaAATCCGCCGTGCCTACAGTGATTTTAAAACAGTGAttattgttcatacattattGTATACTTCTCTAAAGACTAAAACCATCATCTCTTCCATTGCCAAATGGCT
This window contains:
- the LOC120690711 gene encoding uncharacterized protein LOC120690711, whose translation is MAKLPHLPSPLAALPLLCLLLLAAPLPSISRDSPRETVSGAARAGSTIHQLLKDHGLPGGLLPRGVQSYTLDESTGLLQARLSAPCYAKYDNGDLAYFDTMVRGNLSKGALRGVEGLAQEELFVWLPVKGILVAGEQPGVIVFDIGYAHKSLSRSLFEDPPDCKPSAAAGMAAAAAAARWKDRQGVPHLRLRREVAGDRQEQR
- the LOC120690714 gene encoding probable proteasome inhibitor, with product MVVTDAAAMAVVRAARPALRGAHDGVAFAAHAAFLAAGYSLCAVGPAALADPPPSGEEEVGMDGWNSMENCYAFLYSKEEKGKKKWVLMKCLVIGELLAIDVLDLEAQDKGPYNIQINVKDFFSEEQPKNYGDMYKNFAGLIENVNSNVLGKLDGEDDRAVADKNSDATAKNPNAESSSSIHSSENPGPRTADPSSLIYPPIAPLGIDDLFPGPGAGFYPHSGIGGGGGMHVGPNDPRFFPSNPFPSPFGGPGSVPPGGRYDPIGPPGVPGFEPSNVRRPRRPPGGSTHPDLEFFQQGPDF